The genomic stretch AGGCGCAAAGCATCGTTTTCAGCGCGTTCATGGTTCAGTTCCTGGGTTCGTTGAAGGTCGATGGCGTCACGGTCGGCCAGCATCTCGCCGCTGATCCGTGCGGCTTCGCGCAGCCCGACCACCTCGGACAAGGCGCTGTCACGCTCTCGGCGGGCGTCGTCGCGCTGACTTTCCAGCAGACCAAAACCGAACCAGGCCACCAGGCACAGCGCTAACGGGAAAAGGGCTTCGCGCAGCATCACAAGCCCGCCTTGCACAGCTTGACCTCGGCCAGGCGGCGCGCGTGCAGGCCCGGGACAAACACCTTTTTGCCCTCGGCGGTGGTGATGAATGCCCAGACCGGTGTTTTGCCGTCAGGCGCCCAGGCCAGGGCCTCACAGCCGTCCTCGATGCGGCCGGCATTGATCAGGCCCACGGCGCGACTGGCGCAGGTGCTGGGTGTGCCGAAGTTGTGACCATGGCTGCTCAGGGCGTCGAAAGTGTCCTGGCCCACGTCCTGGTTGGTGATGCAGTCGGCCAGCAGCAGTTGGCCTTTGCTGATCACCAGTTGCTCCACCTCATCGCACCGGGCGTCTGACCAGTAGTCACCGACCACCACCGGGTAAGGGCTGGTGTGACGAGTGATCCCCTTGCACACGGTCGGCAGGCCACGGGCCAGCTTGTCCGCATATACGGTGTTCTGGCCGTTGCCTTCCCAGGTGCCCAGGAACACCACCAGCGTGGAGCTGGACAGAGCAAGGACGCCGGCGGCGATCTTGCCGCGCAGGCTCATGGGAACAGAACCCGCAACAGGACTGGTCCGAACATCTGCAGGATGGCCCACAGCGTGCTGGCCACCGCCAGAGCCCAGGTAATTTTGGTGCCGATGCCGGATACCACGCTGGTCAGCTTCTGCTGGCCAACGTTGAGTTCCGACAGCTGGCCAGACATGTGTTCAAACTGCTGTTCCAGCTTGCTGACACGGATGGGCACTGATTCATGCCGGGTTTCCATGTAGGTCAGGCGGTGTTCCATGATTGCCATATTTTGCTCCAGGCCGGCCAAACGGCCGGGCTCTGAAAGTGCCTCGTTGAGGCTTGGCCGCAGACTGTTGGTCATCGGCGGTTTCCCTTCTCGAAAGTGGTCTGGCATGGCGTACAGCGGGTGACCCCGCCCAGAGCCTGGCGCTCGGCCGGGATCTGTTCGTCACAGTCCAGGCAGTGGCTACGGCTCGGCCCCGAGGGGCGCGGGCGGGCGAGCTGGGCCTGAATGGACCGCTCGCGCTCCAGCTCCTCGATCGCCTTGGCGTGGTCGAGCCAATCACCCATCAGCTCAAGCCCTCGATCTCGGTGGCATCCAGGTACGGCACGCCGTTGATGCGGATAAAGTCCGGGCTGGTGACCTCAAAGGGCACCTTGTGCTTGGTCTTCTCGCCGCCCTTCGGATCAATGCTCAACAGACTGGAAACCTTCAACTTGCAGCCGAACGCCTCGATGCGCAGTTCGTCGTCGCCGGCCTTGGCAAAAAACACCGAGTCGAACGCGCCCAACTTGCGAAAACTGCCGGCAGTACGGGCCGCGTCGATCAGCAAACCGAAGTTGGTCGAGTCCAGCTCAAGCTCGCCAGCGGCCGACACGTCGCCATCGACGTAGCCGTCAGGCACGCCCCGGGTTTGCGCGGTCTTGCTGTTGTCGGTGATATCCAGGGTGCAGCTTTCGACGTGGACCAGGAGGTCGCCCAGGTTCACGTCAAAGTTCTTGCCGCCAATACGTGACATGGGGGGTTACTCCGAATCGTCGGTGGAAAGGTCCAGGGCGATGTTCGCCGTGAGGTCTTTCGGGCAGTTGTGGGGCTTGAGCTTGATAAACGCCTCGACGGCGGTTTTGCTCTTCCAGACCAGCACGATGTCGCCGTCCTTCGGCGATTCGATCTCGCCCGGGAACACCTGGCCGGCGAACTTGACCGACTTGGCCATCTGGCGCAGGGGCGCCATCAGCGCGTTGACGTTTACCGCCATGCTGTTGGCCGTGTTGTTCAGGCGCCGATCGGCCACGCGGCGGATCAACAGCGGACGCACCAGGCGCGCCGCCTTGTCGGCCAGGCGCAGATATTCGATCACCTGGTAGTCGCTGGCCGGGGTGTCCAACATGTTGCCGTCGCCCCAGTACACGCCCGGGTAGTCGGGATAGGTCTGTGAGACGGAAAAGCGGGCTTTGTCCAGCTCGGCGCGGATGGCAGACGGCAGCGGTTTGCCCTCGCTGTCGATCGGCACCGGCCCCAGGCCCAGTACTGCGCCGGTGGCCACACGCATGGGGCTGTCGGCAATGCTGACAGCGGCATTCGCCAGGCGACCGGCCAGCACGCCCTGGTCATTACCGTGGAGCTGCGGAACCACCAGCACACGCGGCGCGGCTACGCCGGCAGTGATTGCCTTTTGCTCGATCAGGTATTGCGACCAGGTGAGTTTTTCCGCGATGCCGGCAGTCGCGGCCATGAAGAAGACGCGGCGCCCGTAGACGTTACTCACGCCAATGGCCGCATCGTGCATGGCTGACAGTTCGTCGCCCTTCAACACGGGTTTGGTGATCACCACGGCCTCAACGGAAAAACCCTGTTGCTGCGCGATATCCAGGGCCACTTTCCAGTCGCCTTCAGGGGCGATCGGCGCCGCCAGGCACGCCCAACGGTCGCCGCCGTTCAAGCGTGCTGCGGTGATCTGGGTTTTCAGATCGCTTGCCGGAATGCCCAGCTCGTTGTCCAGATCGCTGTCGGTGTTGAGGGCGAGCAATTTGCCGGTGTTTTTCGGGCCGGCCCCGATGAACAGAAAATAGCGCTCGATCTCAGTCACGGCGCCTTGGCCCAGATTGAGATTGTTAACGCTGACTTTGCCAAGTGCCATGCTGTGCCTCGTTAGCGGGGTGAATTTAGGATTTGCTGCAGCACCTGGTTAACCAGCACGCTGGTGTCACGTTCGCTGCTCGCGCCGAGGAACTGGCGCTTGGGCAAGGTGATATCCCAGCTCTGCGCGCCGGTAGATTCGGTTCGTTCGTCGTTCAAAATGCGGATCAACAGGCCGGCCTTGGCGTAATTCACATGTTCTTGAATCCACGCCACTGACGGCCGGGTCAGGCTCTTTTTGCCCTTCTGCCGGGTACGAAAGCCCAGGCGGCGCAGGCGCTTAGCCTGCTTGTCGGTGCAGGCGGTGCCGGGGGGAACCTTGTTCCAGCGGCGCATCTGCGCGGCCGTGCGTCGCTCTGACACGCCGTTGTGTTGCTGGGCGGCGACCCACCGGGTCAGCGCGTTACGCCAGCCCAGTTCGGCCTCGTCGGCACTCACGCGGGTGACCTGCAGCAGCTTGGCCAGGCCGGCTTCCATCTTCTTTTTGCCCTTACTCGATCCCTTGCGGGCCTCGAAAGGCGAGCCGTCCAGGTTCTGCTGATCGCGCACGCGCTTACGGCTCATGGTCCGCACGCGCTTGGTCACGTTGTTCAGCAAACGCCGGCGCAACTGCGGCGGCAGACTCAGCAGCGCCAGTTGCTCGCGCACGCCCAGGTAGCCCCGGGCGTCCAGCTCCAAGGTGCTACGCGCCATGATCGACCTCGCCCTGTTCGGCGGTCCAAAGATCGAACGGGATAAACGCCCAGGTCTTGCCGAACGCCTCGATCTCGCCGGTGGGATCTTCGGCCAGGTATTGTGGCTCGATGAATTCCAGGGACAGCTCCACGTCGAAGGTGTCCGCGTCCAGGGGCTCAACGGCGAACAGCGGCGCCGGCAGATCGTGGCGGTGCCGATCGGGGTCGTGGGTCTCCAGCCAACTGGCGACCAGGGCCATCAGCCTTGCCGGATGGTCGGTGAAACGCTCCAGGGCGAACACGGCGCGATAGCGCATATCGGACATGTGCAGGCCGTCGCGGTCGGGCTTCCAGATCAGTTCCAGGCTGACCTGTTCGGTCCAGCTGTCGAACTGCTCAGGCTCCACCAGCCGGCGTTCCATCAGGTAGGCGGTCAACGCCTTGAGCTGGATCACAGCAGAGCCGCCGTGATGCGGCCACGGCCCTGCAGGGCACGCACGGCCTGCTGGCTGAAAGCGAGAAAGGTTTCCGCCCGCTCCGGGGCTTCCTTGCCGGTGTTCTCGGCGCTTTCCCGGCGTGTGACGGTGGCGAACTGAGTTAACGCGCTAGCCTTTGCGCGGCAGTACACGGCGCGTTTGTACAGCTTGACCTGGAAAGTGCGTTCCGGCAGTACGGTGGAGTCCGCGGACTCAACACTGCGTACGCCTGCGCCCTTCCATCGTTCTTTACACCGCACCAGGTCGTAATTGACCTCGACCATGGCGGTGTAGATTGCATCGGCCAGCAGCTCTATCAGGTACTCCGCCGGCAGGCGTTGTTCTTTCTGGAACTCGGTAACAGAGAGGTCTGGCCAAAAGCCGTCGTTCTCTATTTTCTGCTCCACAAAGGTGGTGGGCTTCCCGGAAAAGCTCATTGCTGGCCGCTCAAATAGGGCGGAGAGCCTGTTTTTAGTGGGACGGTCCATAAATGGGCGGCTCACTTCCACAGGTCCCCGCTGGGGGGGTAGTCGGTTATTCGGTGGCCGGGGTAGTGGCCGCTTGTTTTTCCAAGGCCCTACGGGCCTTTTTGATGCGGGTGTCATTGCCAGCTTTCGGGTACAGCTCGGTGGAGCGCTCCAAATGCTTGAGCGCGGTTTCCCACTGCTCGGCCTCCATAGCGCGCATGCCAATCAACTTGTGGTACTTGCTCGGGATCTGCTCAGGCAGGTCCCATTCGCCGTCAACTCGGGGCAACAGGTCGGATAGGTAGGGCTCAGGGCTGCGGCCCGCGTTGTATTCGTCATAGGCCCACTCGGCTACCGCATCAGCAACAAAGGTCTGGATGTCGCGGCGCATGAAACGCTCCGGCATCTTCTGGCCCTGCTCCATCAGGAAGTCGGCCAGATCCAGCGCGTCTTCGAACTGGGCGGTATCGAACAGCCACACCATCACCTGCACAGCAACGCGATTCGGGAAATTCAGCTCCGACTCGCAGTAGCGCTGGACGTATTCCTGGTACTTGGGCAGCAGCTCGTCGCGCTTGAGCAACTGGCGTCCTGCCAAAGCTCCTTTCATCGCGCTTAGGCGCTCCAGATCCTGGTCCAATGCCGCTTCCTGCAACAGCAAGTGCTTGCGCGCATTGGCGGGACTGCTCAGGGCATCGCCAGGGGTGTAGGCCAAGCCTGCAGTAGCGGCGAGTGCCGCCACTGCAGTGCTGCCCATGGCCAGGGTTCGGCGCTTGTGCGCCAGGGCCAGACTCACGCGACCACCAGCTCGACGTTTTCAGTGAACGCGATCTTTTCCAGTTGCTCGATCACGTAGCCTTCGTTACGGCTGTTGTAGTCCTCGACGCGGGAGCGTTTCGGGTTCTCGATCGTCTGCTTACGCCAGCTGGTGTCCTGGTAGTAAATCGAAAGGTTGTCCCAGCTGGTGACCAGCACCGCGTTGACCGGGAAATTCGGCACGCTGAACGCTGGCAGACCACCATAGGTCGCAATGACCTGAGCGTTTTCGATGCGCTCTTTTTCGGTCGGGGTGTCGCCCTGCTTGGTGTACAGCTTGGCCTTGTCAGCAGCGAGCAAATCGGTGCCGATGATTGCAACCAGGTCGCCGTCTTCGCGCAGGATCTCGTCCACCATTTGCTTGGTGTCATGCACCAGGGCATCGAGGTTGGCGTAGTCACCACCGGCGCCAAGCGTGACCTTACCGGCGGTGGTTCCCTCTTTCAGCACCTGCTGCGGGGCCTGCTCGCGCAGTTGCTGCAGCCAGCCCTTGTTCACGTCCTGCAGCTTGGGAAACTTCTCCAAGTCGGTCTGAGTTGCAGCACTGGTGCCATGGAAGCCGATAACGATACGGTCCTGGGCGATGCGCTTTTGCACTGCAGCGGAATAACGCTCTTTGAAGTCGGGAAACTTCGCCCAGGCATCAATCTTGGCGTACGGCAGCCCCACGTCCGACTGGGTATCAGCCAGTTCATAGGTGGTGTTGTCCAACGCCGAAGCGTCCTTGGCTTCGCGGTCGGTGGTCTTGGTGTTGGTACGGCCGGTGACCGGGCCATTCACACCAATGAAGACTTTTTCGCCCTTGATCTCACTTACAGGGACGACGTTGATTCGCTCCAGGAAGTCAGCTTTCGCAGTGATAGCGTCGTTCAGCTCCTGGGCAATCGTCGGGTCCACGCTGAACATGCGGCTCGATCGCTCGACGCCGTACGCTTCGGCCATCGCTTCTTGCAGCTCGGCATATTGCTTGGCGCCACGGGCGCTTAACGGCTGGGCCATGTCAGAGCACCCGCTTTTTAACAGGGGCTACTGGGCCGGCATTGCGCGGCAGCTGGCGACCATTGGAGTTGTTCTGCAAAGCAGTGAACTGCTTTTGCAGCGCGACCATGCTCGCCAACAATGCCTTGTTGGTGGCACCACCTTTTCGGCTGAACTCGCGTTCATCTTCGGCAGTGGTGACAATATCGTCGACAGCTGCTGCTACGTCGTCGATTGGTGCCTGGTCGGGTTCTGGCGCATCTGCGGCGGCGGGCTCAATTACAGCCTGAATGCCGGCAGCGACGACAAGCAGCTGCTCCAGCAGGGCTTTGAGGGCCGTTGCGGTAGCTTCATCCATTGGGGGTTTGCTCTCGGTTGGGGTGGTGGGTTCGGAGGGCACGGCATCCGTGGAAAAGCGCTTGAACAAACCAGTGAGTAAGCCGACCAACTTACCGACCTCACTCTGCGGCTCAGTTTCAAAGGAGCCCAGTTCAACGGACGCGGCGTAGTACGTAGCTTTGTTGGTTTGGCGTGAGAAATAGAGCTCTTGAGTGCCGAGGCTCGACGGCTCGTCGGTGACAGCAAGACCGGTAAGGTAAGATTTGCCACTACCTGCGAAATTCGGCCAAATCTCAATGCTGGTGAACAGCTTCTGGCCCTGATCATTCAGGTACAGCAGGCGGTCGTTGGGCTTGAGCTGGGCCTCCAGGGCAATCTGCCCTTCCTCCAGGTCATCGGCATCTTCAACTAGGCGGACCGCGTAAACAGTGCCGAAAGAACCTTCCGCACGTTTGTG from Pseudomonas fluorescens encodes the following:
- a CDS encoding lysis system i-spanin subunit Rz; translation: MLREALFPLALCLVAWFGFGLLESQRDDARRERDSALSEVVGLREAARISGEMLADRDAIDLQRTQELNHERAENDALRLDVGTGRKRLPVKATCTAPTAGKTGAGGLADAGAAELTADARQDYFTLRDQLALSRQMILGLQDHVRRICLR
- a CDS encoding lysozyme, which codes for MSLRGKIAAGVLALSSSTLVVFLGTWEGNGQNTVYADKLARGLPTVCKGITRHTSPYPVVVGDYWSDARCDEVEQLVISKGQLLLADCITNQDVGQDTFDALSSHGHNFGTPSTCASRAVGLINAGRIEDGCEALAWAPDGKTPVWAFITTAEGKKVFVPGLHARRLAEVKLCKAGL
- a CDS encoding TraR/DksA C4-type zinc finger protein, coding for MGDWLDHAKAIEELERERSIQAQLARPRPSGPSRSHCLDCDEQIPAERQALGGVTRCTPCQTTFEKGNRR
- a CDS encoding phage protein, with the translated sequence MSRIGGKNFDVNLGDLLVHVESCTLDITDNSKTAQTRGVPDGYVDGDVSAAGELELDSTNFGLLIDAARTAGSFRKLGAFDSVFFAKAGDDELRIEAFGCKLKVSSLLSIDPKGGEKTKHKVPFEVTSPDFIRINGVPYLDATEIEGLS
- a CDS encoding DUF2586 domain-containing protein, whose translation is MALGKVSVNNLNLGQGAVTEIERYFLFIGAGPKNTGKLLALNTDSDLDNELGIPASDLKTQITAARLNGGDRWACLAAPIAPEGDWKVALDIAQQQGFSVEAVVITKPVLKGDELSAMHDAAIGVSNVYGRRVFFMAATAGIAEKLTWSQYLIEQKAITAGVAAPRVLVVPQLHGNDQGVLAGRLANAAVSIADSPMRVATGAVLGLGPVPIDSEGKPLPSAIRAELDKARFSVSQTYPDYPGVYWGDGNMLDTPASDYQVIEYLRLADKAARLVRPLLIRRVADRRLNNTANSMAVNVNALMAPLRQMAKSVKFAGQVFPGEIESPKDGDIVLVWKSKTAVEAFIKLKPHNCPKDLTANIALDLSTDDSE
- a CDS encoding phage virion morphogenesis protein yields the protein MARSTLELDARGYLGVREQLALLSLPPQLRRRLLNNVTKRVRTMSRKRVRDQQNLDGSPFEARKGSSKGKKKMEAGLAKLLQVTRVSADEAELGWRNALTRWVAAQQHNGVSERRTAAQMRRWNKVPPGTACTDKQAKRLRRLGFRTRQKGKKSLTRPSVAWIQEHVNYAKAGLLIRILNDERTESTGAQSWDITLPKRQFLGASSERDTSVLVNQVLQQILNSPR
- a CDS encoding phage tail protein → MIQLKALTAYLMERRLVEPEQFDSWTEQVSLELIWKPDRDGLHMSDMRYRAVFALERFTDHPARLMALVASWLETHDPDRHRHDLPAPLFAVEPLDADTFDVELSLEFIEPQYLAEDPTGEIEAFGKTWAFIPFDLWTAEQGEVDHGA
- a CDS encoding head completion/stabilization protein, coding for MSFSGKPTTFVEQKIENDGFWPDLSVTEFQKEQRLPAEYLIELLADAIYTAMVEVNYDLVRCKERWKGAGVRSVESADSTVLPERTFQVKLYKRAVYCRAKASALTQFATVTRRESAENTGKEAPERAETFLAFSQQAVRALQGRGRITAALL
- the gpM gene encoding phage terminase small subunit; this translates as MSLALAHKRRTLAMGSTAVAALAATAGLAYTPGDALSSPANARKHLLLQEAALDQDLERLSAMKGALAGRQLLKRDELLPKYQEYVQRYCESELNFPNRVAVQVMVWLFDTAQFEDALDLADFLMEQGQKMPERFMRRDIQTFVADAVAEWAYDEYNAGRSPEPYLSDLLPRVDGEWDLPEQIPSKYHKLIGMRAMEAEQWETALKHLERSTELYPKAGNDTRIKKARRALEKQAATTPATE
- a CDS encoding phage major capsid protein, P2 family, which gives rise to MAQPLSARGAKQYAELQEAMAEAYGVERSSRMFSVDPTIAQELNDAITAKADFLERINVVPVSEIKGEKVFIGVNGPVTGRTNTKTTDREAKDASALDNTTYELADTQSDVGLPYAKIDAWAKFPDFKERYSAAVQKRIAQDRIVIGFHGTSAATQTDLEKFPKLQDVNKGWLQQLREQAPQQVLKEGTTAGKVTLGAGGDYANLDALVHDTKQMVDEILREDGDLVAIIGTDLLAADKAKLYTKQGDTPTEKERIENAQVIATYGGLPAFSVPNFPVNAVLVTSWDNLSIYYQDTSWRKQTIENPKRSRVEDYNSRNEGYVIEQLEKIAFTENVELVVA
- a CDS encoding GPO family capsid scaffolding protein codes for the protein MPRSLVSFWKRVATSGITADGREILPQELRDIAETYKPSKYTAVIWCDHKRAEGSFGTVYAVRLVEDADDLEEGQIALEAQLKPNDRLLYLNDQGQKLFTSIEIWPNFAGSGKSYLTGLAVTDEPSSLGTQELYFSRQTNKATYYAASVELGSFETEPQSEVGKLVGLLTGLFKRFSTDAVPSEPTTPTESKPPMDEATATALKALLEQLLVVAAGIQAVIEPAAADAPEPDQAPIDDVAAAVDDIVTTAEDEREFSRKGGATNKALLASMVALQKQFTALQNNSNGRQLPRNAGPVAPVKKRVL